The following coding sequences lie in one Pseudomonas syringae CC1557 genomic window:
- a CDS encoding rhodanese-related sulfurtransferase, translated as MTTSTTRSFADIRQALLDRQELALVDVREEAPFAEAHPLFAANIPLSKLELEVFSRIPRRDTAVTLYDNGEGLAQIALQRLQSLGYSDVKLLDGGLQGWRAAGGELFIDVNVPSKAFGELVEHQRNTPSLAAGDVKALLDNYADVVVLDARRYDEYQTMSIPGGISVPGAELVLRARELAPDPSTRIIVNCAGRTRSIIGTQSLVNAGIPNQVHALRNGTIGWLLAEQTLEHGQNRRFAAVSDATRDTASADARKVADQAGVKRASRAELQRWQAEPSRTTYLFDVRTPEEFAKGHLPGARSTPGGQLVQETDHFASVRGARIVLVDDEGVRANMSASWLAQLGWDVSVIDDLREADFSESGDWDAPFPAAPHVEAISVETLVEWQKNVEVAVLDFTASAHYVKQHIPGAWWALRADLKQALTKIPAAERYVLTCGSSRLARFAVADVEALTDKPVFLLEGGTASWVKAGLPLEHGESRLASSRIDRYRRPYEGTDAPREAMQAYLDWEFGLVEQLGRDGTHGFYVI; from the coding sequence ATGACCACCTCAACAACCCGATCATTTGCCGATATTCGTCAGGCGCTGCTGGACCGCCAGGAGCTGGCGCTGGTGGACGTCCGTGAAGAGGCGCCGTTCGCCGAGGCTCACCCGCTGTTTGCGGCGAATATCCCCTTGTCGAAACTGGAGCTGGAAGTGTTCTCGCGGATTCCACGCCGCGATACCGCCGTCACACTTTACGACAATGGCGAAGGGCTGGCACAGATCGCCCTGCAACGCCTGCAATCCCTGGGTTACAGCGATGTGAAACTGCTCGACGGCGGCTTGCAGGGCTGGCGTGCTGCGGGCGGCGAGCTATTCATCGATGTCAACGTGCCGAGCAAAGCGTTCGGCGAGCTGGTGGAGCATCAGCGCAACACGCCATCGCTGGCCGCCGGAGACGTCAAAGCCCTACTCGACAACTACGCCGACGTGGTGGTGCTGGATGCGCGTCGGTATGACGAATACCAGACCATGAGCATTCCAGGCGGCATCAGCGTGCCGGGCGCGGAGCTGGTGTTGCGCGCGCGCGAGCTGGCCCCTGACCCAAGCACCCGGATCATCGTCAACTGTGCGGGCCGTACGCGCAGCATCATCGGCACTCAATCGCTGGTCAACGCGGGTATTCCCAATCAGGTCCATGCGCTGCGCAACGGCACTATCGGCTGGCTGCTGGCCGAGCAAACGCTGGAGCATGGGCAGAACCGGCGTTTCGCGGCAGTCAGTGACGCCACTCGCGACACTGCCAGCGCCGATGCACGCAAGGTCGCCGACCAGGCCGGGGTCAAACGTGCCAGTCGGGCCGAGCTGCAACGCTGGCAGGCTGAGCCGTCACGTACCACGTATCTATTCGACGTGCGCACCCCGGAAGAGTTTGCCAAGGGCCATTTGCCGGGTGCGCGCTCCACCCCGGGCGGCCAGTTGGTGCAGGAAACCGACCACTTCGCCAGCGTACGCGGCGCACGCATCGTGCTGGTAGACGACGAGGGGGTACGCGCCAACATGTCGGCTTCCTGGCTGGCGCAACTGGGCTGGGATGTCTCGGTCATCGATGATCTGCGTGAGGCGGACTTCAGTGAGTCAGGCGACTGGGACGCACCCTTTCCTGCTGCACCACACGTAGAAGCGATCAGCGTCGAAACCCTTGTCGAGTGGCAGAAAAATGTCGAGGTGGCGGTGCTGGATTTCACGGCGAGCGCCCATTACGTCAAGCAGCACATCCCTGGCGCATGGTGGGCGTTGCGCGCCGACCTCAAGCAGGCGCTGACAAAAATACCTGCCGCAGAGCGTTATGTACTGACCTGTGGCAGTAGCCGTCTGGCGCGTTTCGCCGTGGCAGACGTCGAGGCACTGACCGACAAGCCGGTGTTCCTGCTCGAAGGTGGCACCGCCAGCTGGGTCAAGGCCGGCCTGCCACTGGAGCACGGCGAAAGCCGACTGGCCTCGTCACGCATCGACCGCTACCGCCGCCCTTATGAAGGCACTGATGCCCCGCGTGAAGCCATGCAGGCTTACCTCGACTGGGAGTTCGGGCTGGTCGAGCAACTGGGGCGTGACGGGACACATGGGTTTTACGTGATTTGA
- a CDS encoding cysteine dioxygenase — MTQQRRPEQHPERLGAFIDALAELIGSEPHESDLLRRGGKLLAQLVSHDDWLPAEFSIPDPARYQQFLLHVDPQQRFSVVSFVWGPGQRTPIHDHRVWGLIGMLRGAEHSQGYARNVHGHLETSGPPILLQPGQVEALSPHSNDVHQVSNAFDDQVSISIHVYGADIGTVKRAVYDLDGHEKLFISGYSNAVPSARQDLPTGSVIQ, encoded by the coding sequence ATGACCCAGCAACGACGCCCTGAACAACACCCCGAACGACTCGGCGCGTTTATTGATGCGCTGGCCGAGCTGATCGGCAGCGAACCGCACGAAAGTGACCTGCTGCGGCGCGGCGGCAAACTGCTGGCACAACTGGTCAGCCATGATGACTGGCTGCCTGCAGAATTCTCCATCCCCGACCCGGCTCGTTATCAGCAATTTCTGCTGCATGTCGATCCGCAGCAGCGCTTTTCGGTGGTGAGTTTCGTCTGGGGGCCGGGGCAACGCACGCCGATTCACGACCATCGTGTCTGGGGCCTGATCGGCATGCTGCGCGGCGCTGAACACTCACAGGGTTATGCGCGAAACGTGCACGGACACTTGGAAACCAGTGGGCCGCCGATTCTTTTGCAACCGGGTCAGGTCGAAGCGCTGTCGCCGCACAGCAACGACGTTCATCAGGTCAGCAACGCGTTCGACGATCAGGTCTCGATCAGCATTCATGTGTACGGCGCCGATATCGGCACTGTAAAGCGTGCTGTATACGACCTCGATGGCCACGAAAAACTGTTCATTTCCGGCTATTCCAATGCCGTCCCCTCTGCTCGTCAGGACCTGCCAACAGGGAGTGTTATCCAATGA
- a CDS encoding LysR family transcriptional regulator → MKIDDIDAFVAVIRCQSISHAAESLDLTQPAITRRVQNFEQALGVELFDRNTKPLKPTPMGIQVYQKCLAILREMDSLRELVASDTPPSGVLRLGVPQTIGDVVLLDALKQLRGEFPDLRAQVSTGWGSHLIGKIENGELDAAAALFPAGKIFPDNIMGQSIGKMELVVVCAVGSAPKKTSKLADCYEQGWVLNPDGCGFRAGLQRTLTDQGLSMKVNLETFGTELQLGLVADGMGLGLVPRPLLERSVHREHLVMLPLKDFKPVMDLWLFYPRFLGNLQAPVDAFGALVARSLKPVSAAA, encoded by the coding sequence ATGAAAATTGATGATATCGATGCGTTCGTTGCAGTCATCCGCTGTCAGTCGATCAGCCATGCGGCTGAATCACTCGATCTGACCCAGCCGGCCATCACGCGCCGGGTACAGAATTTCGAGCAGGCGCTTGGCGTCGAGTTGTTCGACCGCAACACCAAGCCGCTCAAGCCAACGCCAATGGGCATTCAGGTGTATCAGAAATGCCTGGCGATCCTCCGCGAGATGGATTCGCTGCGTGAACTGGTGGCCAGCGATACGCCGCCCAGTGGTGTGTTGCGCCTTGGCGTGCCGCAAACCATTGGCGATGTGGTGCTGCTGGATGCGCTCAAGCAACTGCGCGGCGAGTTCCCGGACTTGCGCGCTCAGGTCAGCACTGGCTGGGGCAGCCACCTGATCGGCAAGATAGAAAATGGTGAGCTGGATGCCGCGGCAGCGCTGTTCCCGGCGGGCAAGATCTTTCCGGATAACATCATGGGTCAGTCCATCGGCAAGATGGAACTGGTGGTGGTGTGCGCTGTAGGTTCGGCACCGAAAAAAACCAGCAAGCTGGCTGACTGTTACGAGCAGGGCTGGGTGCTTAACCCGGATGGCTGTGGGTTTCGTGCCGGTTTGCAGCGTACCTTGACCGATCAGGGCTTGAGCATGAAGGTCAACCTGGAAACCTTCGGCACCGAGCTGCAACTGGGGTTGGTGGCCGATGGCATGGGGCTTGGCCTGGTGCCAAGGCCGCTGCTGGAGCGCAGCGTTCATCGCGAGCATCTGGTGATGCTGCCACTGAAGGATTTCAAGCCGGTCATGGATTTGTGGCTGTTCTACCCACGCTTTCTAGGCAACCTGCAAGCACCGGTCGACGCGTTCGGTGCCTTGGTGGCGCGATCCCTCAAACCGGTTTCAGCCGCTGCTTGA
- a CDS encoding LLM class flavin-dependent oxidoreductase, with protein MSIEFIGYIATQPGSEIHPRSGATIQPDYVQKVAKAHEDAGFDRALIAYHSNSPDSTLVAAHAASVTRTLKFLVAHRPGFISPTVAARQFATLDVFNGGRTAVHIITGGDDKELRADGSHIGKDERYARSDEYLSVVRQEWTSDKPFDHQGTYYQFEGAHSLVKSPQKPHIPLYFGGSSAAAIAVAGKHADVYALWGETYEQVRDVVKQVRAEAAKHGRTIRFSLSLRPILADTEEQAWARADRILEKAKALADSNGFVRRDPPNEGSRRLLAAAAQGSRLDKRLWTGIAGLLGAQGNSTSLVGTPEQVAEALLDYYDLGITTFLIRGFDPLEDAIDYGKRLIPLTRQLVAQREQQAREQVA; from the coding sequence ATGAGCATTGAATTCATTGGCTACATCGCCACGCAACCCGGTTCTGAAATTCACCCTCGCAGCGGCGCAACCATTCAGCCCGACTACGTGCAGAAGGTGGCCAAGGCTCATGAAGACGCAGGCTTTGATCGTGCGCTGATCGCTTACCACTCCAACAGCCCGGACAGCACGCTGGTCGCTGCGCATGCTGCGAGCGTCACCCGCACGCTGAAATTTCTCGTCGCCCATCGCCCCGGTTTTATCTCCCCGACAGTGGCTGCACGACAGTTTGCGACGCTGGACGTCTTCAATGGCGGACGCACTGCCGTACACATCATCACCGGCGGCGATGACAAGGAACTGCGGGCTGACGGCAGCCATATCGGCAAGGATGAGCGTTACGCCCGCAGCGACGAATACCTCAGCGTGGTGCGTCAGGAATGGACCAGCGACAAGCCGTTTGATCATCAGGGCACTTACTACCAGTTCGAGGGCGCGCACTCGCTGGTCAAATCGCCACAAAAGCCGCACATCCCGCTGTATTTCGGCGGTTCTTCGGCAGCGGCGATTGCCGTCGCGGGCAAGCATGCGGATGTCTACGCGCTGTGGGGCGAGACGTACGAGCAGGTGCGGGACGTAGTCAAACAGGTTCGCGCCGAGGCCGCCAAACATGGCCGTACCATACGTTTCAGCCTGTCATTGCGGCCGATTCTGGCTGATACCGAAGAGCAAGCCTGGGCACGCGCCGACCGCATTCTGGAAAAGGCCAAAGCCCTGGCGGACAGTAACGGCTTTGTGCGCCGCGACCCACCGAACGAAGGGTCGCGCCGCCTGCTGGCCGCCGCTGCACAAGGCTCGCGTCTGGACAAACGCCTGTGGACCGGCATCGCTGGCCTGCTCGGCGCACAAGGCAACTCCACGTCGCTGGTCGGCACCCCGGAACAGGTCGCAGAAGCGCTGCTGGATTACTACGATCTGGGGATTACCACCTTCCTGATTCGCGGTTTCGACCCGCTGGAGGATGCCATCGATTACGGCAAAAGGTTGATCCCGCTGACTCGTCAGCTGGTCGCTCAGCGTGAACAGCAAGCTCGCGAACAGGTGGCCTGA
- a CDS encoding SelT/SelW/SelH family protein: MSAEKPEIIITYCIQCQWLLRAAWLAQELLSTFSDNLGKVSLQPGTGGTFRITCDGVQIWERKADGGFPEAKVLKQRVRDQIDPARDLGHNDRPLPTSPQ, encoded by the coding sequence ATGTCTGCCGAAAAACCTGAAATCATCATCACCTATTGTATTCAGTGTCAGTGGCTGTTGCGCGCCGCCTGGCTGGCCCAGGAGCTGCTGAGTACCTTCAGTGACAATCTGGGCAAGGTGTCACTGCAACCGGGCACCGGAGGTACGTTTCGTATTACCTGCGACGGTGTGCAGATCTGGGAGCGCAAGGCAGACGGCGGCTTTCCCGAGGCCAAGGTGCTCAAGCAACGGGTCCGTGACCAGATAGATCCGGCACGTGATCTGGGCCACAACGACCGACCGCTGCCCACCAGCCCTCAGTGA
- a CDS encoding UDP-2,3-diacylglucosamine diphosphatase, protein MSSAQLATPSRKQRVRTLWISDVHLGTRDCQAEHLSAFLKRYQADKVYLVGDIIDGWKLRGGMYWPQAHTNVIRRLLTMSKRGTEVIYVTGNHDEFLRRYSKLVLGNIQLVDEAEHVTADGRRLLVIHGDQFDVITRYHRWLAFLGDSAYEFTLTLNRWLNHWRAKYGYGYWSLSAYLKHKVKSAVNFISDFEEAIAHECVKRGLDGVVCGHIHHAEIRQVGGVEYLNCGDWVESCTALIEHLDGNIELFRLADAHVKAQQVVAQEPASETVA, encoded by the coding sequence ATGAGCAGCGCTCAGCTCGCCACACCCAGCCGCAAACAACGTGTGCGGACCTTGTGGATTTCCGACGTTCACCTCGGCACGCGTGATTGCCAGGCTGAGCACTTGTCTGCATTCCTCAAGCGCTATCAGGCTGACAAGGTGTACCTGGTCGGCGACATCATCGACGGCTGGAAACTGCGCGGCGGTATGTACTGGCCGCAAGCACATACCAACGTGATCCGCCGTCTGCTGACCATGAGCAAGCGCGGCACCGAGGTGATTTACGTCACCGGCAACCATGACGAATTTCTGCGGCGGTATTCGAAACTGGTACTGGGCAACATCCAGTTAGTGGACGAAGCCGAGCACGTGACCGCCGATGGCCGTCGCCTGCTGGTCATCCACGGTGATCAGTTCGACGTGATTACCCGTTATCACCGCTGGCTGGCCTTTCTGGGCGACTCGGCCTACGAGTTCACTCTGACCCTCAATCGCTGGCTGAACCATTGGCGCGCCAAGTACGGCTATGGCTACTGGTCGCTGTCGGCGTACTTGAAGCACAAGGTCAAGAGTGCGGTGAACTTCATCAGCGATTTCGAGGAAGCGATTGCCCACGAATGCGTGAAGCGTGGTCTGGACGGCGTAGTTTGCGGGCACATCCACCACGCTGAAATACGTCAGGTGGGCGGCGTGGAATACCTCAATTGCGGCGACTGGGTTGAATCCTGTACCGCCCTGATCGAGCATCTGGACGGCAACATCGAACTGTTCCGCCTGGCTGATGCGCATGTGAAGGCGCAACAGGTGGTGGCCCAGGAGCCCGCCAGCGAAACGGTTGCCTGA
- a CDS encoding DUF962 domain-containing protein: MDTIKRFSSFAEFYPFYLAEHSSSTSRRLHFVGTSLVIFLLAFGVGSGRWGLLWLVPVAGYGFAWAGHFFFEKNRPATFKHPFYSLLGDFVMYRDMLLGKVAF; encoded by the coding sequence GTGGATACCATCAAGCGTTTCTCAAGCTTTGCCGAGTTTTATCCGTTCTATCTTGCCGAACACAGCAGCAGCACCAGTCGACGCCTGCATTTTGTCGGCACGTCGCTGGTGATTTTTCTGTTGGCGTTCGGTGTGGGCAGTGGTCGCTGGGGGTTGTTGTGGCTGGTGCCTGTCGCGGGCTACGGTTTCGCCTGGGCCGGGCATTTCTTTTTCGAGAAAAACCGGCCGGCCACGTTCAAGCATCCGTTCTACAGCCTGCTCGGTGACTTCGTCATGTACCGTGACATGCTGTTGGGCAAGGTAGCTTTCTAA
- a CDS encoding TrkH family potassium uptake protein, translating into MSLPTFRIIGFIIGIFLITLAVAMTVPMATLVIYDRFEDLRSFLWASVITFIAGLALVVPGRPDNVQLRPRDMYMLTVSSWIVVCIFAALPFLLTQHISYTDSFFESMSGITATGSTVLSHLDSMSPGILIWRSMLHWLGGIGFIGMAVAILPLLRIGGMRLFQTESSDRSEKVMPRSHMVAKFIVLAYVGFTALGSLAFWAAGMSLFDAINHAMSAISTGGFSTSDLSLAKWPQPAVHWVAIVVMILGSLPFTLYVATLRGNRKALIKDEQVQGLIGLLLITWLVMTVWYANTTDLPWTEALRHVALNVTSVVTTTGFALGDYSLWGNFSLMLFFYLGFIGGCSGSTAGGVKIFRFQVAYILLKTNLNQLIHPRAVMKQKYNGHRLDDEIVRSILTFSFFFTITICLIALMLSLLGLDWMTALTGAASTVSGVGPGLGEVIGPAGNFSTLPDAAKWILSGGMLLGRLEIITVLVLCVPAFWRH; encoded by the coding sequence ATGTCGTTGCCGACCTTTCGCATCATCGGTTTCATCATCGGCATCTTCCTGATCACTCTGGCGGTCGCGATGACTGTGCCCATGGCGACACTGGTCATCTACGACCGCTTCGAGGATCTGCGCTCGTTCCTGTGGGCCAGCGTCATCACTTTTATTGCCGGTCTGGCGCTGGTGGTGCCCGGACGTCCCGATAACGTCCAGTTGCGACCTCGCGACATGTACATGCTCACGGTTTCCAGCTGGATCGTGGTGTGCATCTTCGCTGCCCTGCCCTTTCTGCTGACCCAGCACATCAGCTACACCGACTCGTTTTTCGAGAGCATGTCAGGCATTACCGCGACCGGTTCCACTGTGCTCAGCCATCTGGACAGCATGTCGCCGGGCATTCTGATCTGGCGCTCGATGCTGCACTGGCTGGGCGGGATCGGTTTTATCGGCATGGCGGTGGCGATTCTGCCGTTACTGCGCATTGGCGGCATGCGCCTGTTTCAGACCGAATCCTCCGACCGTTCGGAAAAGGTTATGCCGCGCTCGCATATGGTGGCCAAGTTCATCGTGCTGGCTTATGTCGGCTTTACCGCATTGGGCAGCCTGGCCTTCTGGGCGGCGGGCATGAGCCTGTTCGACGCGATCAACCACGCGATGTCAGCCATTTCCACCGGTGGTTTCTCTACGTCCGATCTGTCGCTGGCCAAATGGCCGCAGCCTGCGGTGCACTGGGTGGCCATCGTGGTAATGATCCTCGGCAGCCTGCCCTTCACGCTGTACGTTGCCACCCTGCGCGGCAACCGCAAGGCGCTGATCAAGGATGAGCAGGTGCAGGGGCTGATCGGCTTGTTGTTGATTACCTGGCTGGTGATGACCGTCTGGTACGCCAACACCACCGATCTGCCGTGGACTGAGGCATTGCGCCATGTGGCGTTGAACGTCACGTCGGTGGTGACAACCACCGGCTTTGCACTCGGCGACTACAGCCTGTGGGGCAATTTCTCGCTGATGCTGTTCTTCTATCTGGGGTTCATCGGCGGCTGTTCCGGCTCGACGGCAGGCGGGGTGAAGATCTTCCGCTTTCAGGTGGCCTACATCCTGCTCAAGACCAACCTCAATCAACTGATCCACCCGCGTGCGGTGATGAAACAGAAATACAATGGCCATCGACTGGACGACGAAATCGTTCGTTCGATTCTGACCTTTTCGTTTTTCTTCACCATTACTATCTGTCTGATCGCGCTGATGCTGTCGTTGCTCGGGCTGGACTGGATGACAGCCCTGACCGGCGCGGCCAGCACGGTCTCCGGCGTAGGACCGGGGCTGGGCGAAGTCATTGGTCCGGCAGGCAATTTTTCGACCCTGCCGGATGCAGCCAAGTGGATTCTGTCCGGCGGCATGCTGCTTGGCCGTCTGGAGATCATTACTGTGCTGGTGCTGTGCGTACCGGCGTTCTGGCGGCATTGA
- a CDS encoding nitroreductase family protein: MQALDALLNRVSVPRLVDPAPDAAQREIMFGAALRSPDHGQLKPYRFLTVEGSARERMGELLVEALQQSGAEVTPQALEKARLGPLRAPLVVVVIARLQDHFKVPRSEQLITAGCAAHGVLLAAYALGIGAVWRTGELSYAPHVAKGFGLEAGEEVIGFLYLGTPQNPPRQAPKVDVTEFVNEWQG; this comes from the coding sequence ATGCAGGCGCTCGACGCTTTGCTCAATCGCGTATCGGTTCCGCGACTGGTCGACCCGGCCCCGGACGCTGCACAGCGGGAAATCATGTTCGGCGCGGCGTTGCGCTCGCCCGACCATGGCCAGCTGAAGCCGTATCGTTTTCTGACCGTCGAAGGTTCGGCCCGTGAGCGCATGGGCGAGTTGCTGGTCGAGGCGCTGCAACAGAGCGGCGCAGAAGTCACCCCGCAAGCGCTGGAAAAAGCCCGCCTCGGTCCGCTGCGTGCGCCGCTGGTCGTGGTGGTGATCGCCCGCTTGCAGGATCATTTCAAAGTCCCGCGTTCGGAACAGCTGATAACCGCAGGCTGCGCCGCCCATGGCGTGCTGCTGGCAGCCTATGCGCTGGGCATCGGCGCGGTCTGGCGCACGGGTGAATTGTCCTATGCGCCGCATGTCGCCAAGGGCTTCGGGCTTGAAGCGGGCGAGGAAGTGATCGGTTTTCTGTATCTGGGCACTCCGCAAAATCCGCCACGCCAGGCCCCGAAGGTTGATGTGACTGAATTCGTCAACGAGTGGCAAGGCTAG
- a CDS encoding sensor histidine kinase, translating into MRSLFWRILASFWLAIALVGGLSVLVGHMLNQDAWILNRHPVLNVLPEQWTQRFEEQGADNAQEFLQDIKRRNRIDVQVLSDSGEPVVRGTFPPRAAALEARQAEDEDKGRKLPWRRLATEYSSPKTGETYLFIYRVPHPELDAWHRQSLMWPLSALGIALVVLTLFSLFVTLSITRPLNRLRGAVHDLGQTSYQQHSLGQLANRRDEFGVLATDFNRMGARLQTLIGSQRQLLRDVSHELRSPLARLRIALALAERAEPAEREKLWPRLGRECDRLEALISEILALARLDADFGGPEPVNLDELLHRLKHDTHLDGAEQNIRVEVQSGLQLQGWPDMIERALDNLLRNALRFNAPGQSIDLQAVQVGNHVRLSVRDHGPGVAAEHLAQLGEPFYRAPGQTTPGHGLGLAIAKRAAERHGGNLILDNHPDGGFVATLDLPLEPENPSSV; encoded by the coding sequence GTGCGTTCATTGTTCTGGCGAATCCTGGCCAGCTTCTGGCTGGCCATTGCCCTGGTCGGCGGCCTGTCGGTGCTCGTGGGGCACATGCTTAATCAGGACGCCTGGATCCTCAATCGCCATCCGGTGCTCAACGTGCTGCCGGAACAATGGACGCAACGCTTTGAAGAACAGGGCGCGGATAACGCTCAGGAGTTCCTGCAAGACATCAAGCGGCGCAATCGTATCGACGTTCAGGTGCTGAGCGACAGTGGCGAACCCGTGGTACGCGGCACCTTCCCGCCACGCGCCGCAGCACTGGAAGCCCGCCAGGCGGAGGATGAGGACAAGGGTCGCAAGCTGCCATGGCGGCGTCTGGCTACTGAATACAGCAGCCCGAAAACCGGCGAAACCTACCTGTTCATCTATCGCGTGCCGCACCCGGAACTCGACGCCTGGCACCGCCAGAGTCTGATGTGGCCGCTAAGCGCGCTGGGTATCGCGCTGGTGGTGCTGACCCTGTTCAGCCTGTTTGTGACGCTGTCGATCACCCGCCCGCTAAACCGTTTGCGCGGCGCCGTGCATGATCTGGGGCAAACCAGTTATCAGCAGCACAGCCTGGGGCAACTTGCCAATCGACGTGATGAATTCGGCGTGCTGGCCACTGATTTCAACCGTATGGGCGCACGCCTGCAAACCCTGATCGGCAGCCAGCGTCAGTTGTTGCGCGACGTATCCCACGAGTTGCGTTCGCCGTTGGCCCGACTGCGCATTGCCCTGGCGCTGGCCGAGCGTGCGGAACCTGCCGAACGTGAAAAACTCTGGCCACGGCTTGGCCGCGAATGCGACCGTCTGGAGGCGCTGATCAGCGAGATTCTGGCACTCGCGCGTCTGGATGCAGATTTTGGCGGTCCCGAGCCGGTGAATCTCGACGAACTGTTACACCGCCTGAAGCACGACACGCACCTGGACGGCGCCGAGCAAAACATTCGGGTCGAGGTTCAGAGTGGCCTGCAATTACAAGGCTGGCCGGACATGATCGAACGGGCGCTGGACAATCTGCTGCGCAACGCCCTGCGCTTCAATGCGCCGGGGCAGAGCATCGATTTGCAAGCGGTTCAGGTTGGCAATCATGTCCGCCTCAGCGTTCGCGATCACGGCCCGGGCGTTGCCGCAGAACACCTGGCGCAACTGGGCGAACCGTTTTACCGCGCGCCCGGCCAGACCACGCCGGGTCACGGTCTGGGCCTGGCGATTGCCAAGCGGGCAGCCGAGCGGCATGGCGGAAACCTGATTCTGGACAATCATCCGGACGGTGGTTTCGTTGCCACACTGGATCTGCCGCTGGAACCGGAAAATCCCTCTTCGGTCTAG
- a CDS encoding LTXXQ domain-containing protein, giving the protein MRKTLIALMFATALPTIAMAAPPPPPPGGPDADVPAMRLDRDDRGPGPDMRRGPMGERGPGPEMRRGPGPLGDLDLSREQRQQIDRLMREQKHERHDITQRYLDKMPAPAQKAMYNEINAKRAETDSAIRVLLSPEQQKQFDEIKKRQDERRAEWAEFKAWKAEKAAKMQ; this is encoded by the coding sequence ATGCGTAAGACCCTGATCGCTTTGATGTTCGCAACTGCCCTGCCTACCATTGCCATGGCCGCACCGCCACCGCCACCACCGGGCGGCCCTGACGCAGACGTGCCAGCCATGCGTCTTGATCGTGATGATCGAGGCCCTGGGCCCGACATGCGTCGCGGCCCGATGGGTGAGCGAGGCCCAGGTCCGGAAATGCGCCGTGGCCCAGGCCCTCTTGGAGATCTGGACCTGAGCCGTGAACAGCGCCAGCAGATCGACAGGCTGATGCGTGAGCAGAAGCACGAACGCCACGACATCACTCAACGCTATCTGGACAAAATGCCTGCCCCGGCGCAGAAAGCGATGTACAACGAAATCAACGCCAAGCGCGCCGAGACCGACAGTGCAATTCGCGTACTGCTGAGCCCGGAACAGCAGAAGCAGTTCGACGAAATCAAGAAAAGACAGGACGAACGTCGCGCCGAATGGGCCGAGTTCAAAGCCTGGAAAGCAGAAAAAGCTGCAAAGATGCAGTAA
- a CDS encoding response regulator transcription factor: protein MSELLLIDDDQELCELLSSWLSQEGFQVRACHDGSSARKALADAAPSAVVLDVMLPDGSGLELLKQLRSEHPDLPVVMLSARGEPLDRILGLELGADDYLAKPCDPRELTARLRAVLRRSHPVASSTQLELGDLTFSPVRGVVSVDNKELTLTVSESRLLEALMRQPGEPLDKQELAQLALGRKLTLYDRSLDMHVSNLRKKIGPHADGRPRIVALRSRGYYYAL, encoded by the coding sequence ATGAGCGAGCTGTTACTGATAGATGATGACCAGGAGCTGTGCGAGCTGCTGAGCAGTTGGCTGAGCCAGGAAGGCTTTCAGGTACGCGCCTGCCACGATGGCTCCAGCGCACGCAAGGCATTGGCCGATGCAGCGCCCTCTGCGGTGGTACTGGACGTGATGCTGCCCGACGGCAGCGGCCTGGAGCTGCTCAAACAGTTGCGTTCCGAGCACCCGGACCTGCCGGTGGTAATGCTCTCGGCACGTGGCGAGCCGCTGGACCGCATACTTGGCCTGGAACTGGGCGCTGACGATTATCTGGCGAAACCCTGCGACCCCCGCGAGCTGACCGCCCGCTTGCGTGCTGTACTACGCCGCAGCCATCCGGTTGCTTCGTCGACGCAACTTGAGCTGGGTGACCTGACCTTCAGCCCGGTGCGTGGTGTGGTCAGTGTCGATAACAAGGAGCTGACCCTCACCGTGTCCGAGAGCCGTTTGCTTGAGGCGCTGATGCGCCAGCCCGGCGAACCGCTGGACAAGCAGGAACTGGCGCAACTGGCCCTGGGCCGCAAACTGACCCTTTACGACCGCAGCCTGGACATGCACGTCAGCAACCTGCGCAAGAAGATCGGCCCGCACGCCGATGGCCGCCCACGCATCGTCGCCCTGCGCAGCCGCGGGTATTATTACGCTCTTTGA
- a CDS encoding YciI family protein, whose product MLYAIIATDVENSLEKRLSVRPAHLERLNALKDAGRLVLAGPHPAIESNDPGAAGFSGSLVVAEFDSLDAAKTWADADPYVAAGVYANVVVKPFKQVMP is encoded by the coding sequence ATGCTCTACGCAATCATCGCCACTGACGTCGAAAACTCGCTGGAAAAACGCCTGAGCGTTCGTCCTGCACACCTTGAGCGCCTGAACGCACTCAAGGATGCAGGCCGTCTGGTACTGGCCGGCCCACATCCGGCAATCGAGAGTAATGATCCGGGCGCTGCCGGTTTCAGCGGCAGCCTGGTGGTTGCCGAGTTCGACTCGCTGGACGCCGCAAAAACCTGGGCCGATGCCGACCCATACGTTGCAGCAGGCGTTTACGCCAATGTCGTGGTCAAGCCGTTCAAGCAAGTCATGCCCTGA